In one Achromobacter spanius genomic region, the following are encoded:
- the queF gene encoding NADPH-dependent 7-cyano-7-deazaguanine reductase QueF (Catalyzes the NADPH-dependent reduction of 7-cyano-7-deazaguanine (preQ0) to 7-aminomethyl-7-deazaguanine (preQ1) in queuosine biosynthesis) → MTLSHGPLGQSVAYASQYDPSLLFPIARSHNRAALNLEAGKLPFRGVDIWNAYELSWLDAKGKPRVAMATFSVPADSPNIIESKSFKLYLNSFNQTRLVNSAALRGRLERDLSAAAGATVGLDFFLPQRFSELRMGELDGIYIDKLDVEIDTYEPAPEVLRTRPGDVVEETLASRLLKSNCPVTGQPDWASVQIRYRGAPIDRESLLRYVVSFRQHAEFHEHCVERIFSDIMQACAPEHLTVYARYTRRGGLDINPWRSNVETAPPADVRTVRQ, encoded by the coding sequence ATGACCCTGTCTCACGGCCCCCTGGGCCAAAGCGTGGCCTATGCCTCGCAATACGATCCCTCGCTGCTTTTTCCCATCGCCCGTTCGCATAACCGTGCGGCGCTGAACCTGGAAGCCGGCAAGCTGCCCTTTAGGGGCGTGGATATCTGGAACGCCTACGAGCTGTCCTGGCTGGACGCCAAGGGCAAGCCGCGCGTGGCCATGGCCACGTTCTCGGTGCCGGCCGACAGCCCCAACATCATTGAATCCAAGTCATTCAAGCTCTATCTGAATTCGTTCAACCAGACGCGCCTGGTGAATTCGGCGGCCCTGCGCGGGCGCCTGGAACGCGACCTGAGCGCCGCCGCGGGCGCTACCGTTGGCCTGGACTTCTTCCTGCCGCAACGTTTTTCCGAACTGCGCATGGGAGAGTTGGACGGCATCTATATCGACAAGCTGGACGTTGAGATCGACACCTACGAGCCCGCGCCCGAAGTGCTGCGCACCCGGCCCGGTGACGTGGTCGAAGAAACGCTGGCCTCGCGCCTGTTGAAGTCCAACTGCCCGGTGACCGGCCAGCCCGATTGGGCCAGCGTGCAGATCCGCTACCGGGGCGCCCCCATCGACCGCGAATCGCTGCTGCGCTACGTGGTGTCGTTCCGCCAGCACGCTGAATTCCACGAACACTGCGTGGAACGCATCTTCAGCGACATCATGCAGGCCTGCGCCCCCGAACACCTGACCGTGTACGCACGCTACACGCGCCGCGGCGGACTGGACATCAACCCCTGGCGCAGCAACGTGGAAACCGCGCCCCCAGCCGACGTGCGCACGGTTCGGCAATAA
- a CDS encoding MFS transporter — protein sequence MTSSSSPAYQVSAAMRRRVVIASVLGNAFEWFDFAIYGMFAAVISRLYFPTGDSATSLLLGLATFGVAFAVRPIGGLVLGMYADRHGRRRALSLMILMMAGGTALIGLLPTYASIGVAASLLMLVARLIQGFSVGGEYASASAMLVEFAPTGRRGLYGSFQMCSQSLAFSAGAGVVYLLSSNLSTADLESWGWRVPFLFGILIGPIGYYLRTQVDETPEFRRFQDQLVKPERTTLRTLFSRYPRELIGSFCIVVTGTASNYVMLLYLPIFAVTELGLTMGDAQLSSALAAVLLLVLCPLSGALSDRLTRRALMLPATFAFGVVTWFMMARVLQAPSFATLLQAQLLAAACMGFMWGPTPALMTEILPVNLRSTGVSLSYNLAVMLFGGLAPFINTALIQQTGNLMVPAYYVALCVLIGLIGLMLLGPGKPGGDRTQEPSGPGDRSPRQHGIGTPRLHGDPLR from the coding sequence ATGACGTCTTCGTCTTCCCCCGCTTATCAAGTGTCGGCCGCCATGCGGCGCCGCGTGGTCATTGCCTCGGTACTGGGCAACGCCTTCGAATGGTTCGATTTCGCCATCTACGGCATGTTCGCCGCCGTGATTTCGCGCCTGTACTTTCCCACCGGCGACAGCGCGACGTCGCTGCTGCTGGGGCTGGCCACCTTTGGCGTGGCCTTCGCGGTGCGCCCCATCGGCGGCCTGGTGCTGGGCATGTACGCCGACCGCCACGGACGCCGCCGTGCGTTGTCGCTGATGATTCTGATGATGGCGGGCGGCACCGCCCTGATCGGCCTGCTGCCCACCTATGCGTCCATCGGCGTGGCGGCCAGCTTGTTGATGCTGGTGGCGCGGCTGATCCAGGGGTTTTCGGTGGGCGGCGAATACGCCAGCGCCAGCGCCATGCTGGTGGAATTCGCCCCCACCGGGCGGCGCGGCCTGTACGGCAGCTTTCAGATGTGCTCGCAGTCGCTGGCGTTTTCAGCCGGGGCAGGCGTGGTGTATCTGCTGTCGTCGAATTTATCGACGGCGGACCTGGAAAGCTGGGGTTGGCGCGTGCCGTTCCTGTTCGGCATCCTGATCGGACCCATCGGCTATTACCTGCGCACGCAGGTAGATGAAACGCCCGAATTCCGCCGCTTTCAGGACCAGCTCGTCAAACCCGAACGCACCACGCTGCGCACGCTGTTTTCGCGTTATCCGCGCGAACTGATCGGGTCGTTCTGCATTGTGGTGACGGGCACGGCGTCCAACTACGTCATGCTGCTGTACCTGCCCATTTTCGCCGTCACGGAATTGGGGCTGACGATGGGCGACGCGCAACTGAGCAGCGCCTTGGCCGCCGTGCTGCTGCTGGTGCTGTGCCCCTTGTCGGGCGCGCTGTCGGACCGCCTGACGCGCCGCGCCCTCATGCTGCCGGCCACGTTCGCCTTTGGCGTAGTCACGTGGTTCATGATGGCGCGCGTGCTGCAGGCGCCGTCTTTCGCCACCCTGCTGCAGGCGCAGTTGCTGGCGGCGGCCTGCATGGGTTTCATGTGGGGGCCCACCCCTGCGTTGATGACCGAGATCCTGCCCGTGAATCTGCGTTCCACGGGGGTGTCGCTGTCGTACAACCTGGCGGTGATGCTGTTTGGCGGCTTGGCGCCCTTCATCAACACCGCGCTGATCCAGCAAACCGGCAACCTGATGGTGCCGGCCTATTACGTGGCGCTATGCGTGCTGATCGGTTTGATTGGGCTGATGCTGTTGGGGCCGGGCAAGCCGGGAGGAGACCGCACCCAGGAGCCGTCAGGACCGGGCGACCGCTCCCCCCGCCAGCACGGGATCGGCACGCCGCGCCTGCACGGCGATCCACTGCGCTAG
- a CDS encoding M20 aminoacylase family protein, with product MQVRDWFVERQPEFAQWRQDLHAHPELSFQEHRTADLVASKLRQWGLDVHGGIGGTGVVAVLQGERPGKRRIGLRADMDALPMQEKTTLPYRSTHEGTFHGCGHDGHTATLLAVAQHLSQNRDFAGTLNFIFQPAEETLAGGVAMIQDGLFTRFPCDEIYGLHNNPMLGKGRVAVREGALLAACDGFVIRVHGVGCHGGMPQQGNDPVVIASQLVGMLQTVVSRSLDPLVAGVVSVGMMNGGTAPNVIPDMIELRGTVRTMSIPARETALRRVREICEGLGVANATRIDLEFGMGCPPTINAPGPAATVAAAAVRVVGADLVDDRITPLMASEDFSYLLQECPGAYFFVGQDGHFCHHPEYDFDDDILPTGAAVFVEIVRDRLG from the coding sequence ATGCAAGTGCGAGATTGGTTTGTCGAGCGTCAACCCGAGTTCGCGCAATGGAGGCAAGACCTTCACGCGCACCCGGAGCTGAGTTTCCAGGAACACCGCACCGCCGACTTGGTGGCGTCCAAGCTGCGGCAATGGGGCCTGGACGTGCATGGCGGCATCGGCGGCACGGGGGTGGTGGCCGTGTTGCAGGGCGAGCGCCCGGGCAAGCGCCGCATCGGCTTGCGGGCCGACATGGACGCGCTGCCCATGCAGGAAAAAACCACGCTGCCCTACCGCTCTACCCATGAAGGCACTTTCCATGGCTGCGGACACGACGGGCACACGGCCACGCTGCTGGCCGTGGCGCAGCACCTGTCGCAAAACCGGGACTTTGCCGGCACGCTGAACTTCATCTTCCAGCCCGCCGAGGAAACCCTGGCCGGCGGCGTCGCCATGATTCAGGACGGGCTGTTCACCCGCTTTCCCTGCGACGAAATCTACGGTCTGCACAACAACCCCATGCTGGGCAAGGGGCGCGTGGCGGTGCGTGAAGGCGCGTTGCTGGCCGCCTGTGACGGTTTCGTCATCCGCGTGCATGGCGTGGGCTGCCACGGCGGCATGCCGCAGCAGGGCAATGACCCGGTCGTCATCGCCAGCCAGTTGGTCGGCATGCTGCAAACCGTGGTCAGCCGCTCTCTGGACCCACTGGTGGCGGGCGTGGTCAGTGTGGGCATGATGAACGGCGGCACCGCGCCCAACGTCATCCCCGACATGATCGAACTGCGTGGCACGGTTCGCACCATGAGCATCCCCGCACGAGAAACGGCGCTGCGCCGGGTTCGCGAAATATGCGAGGGGCTGGGGGTGGCCAATGCCACCCGCATCGACCTTGAATTCGGCATGGGCTGCCCGCCCACCATCAATGCGCCCGGCCCGGCGGCCACCGTCGCGGCCGCTGCGGTGCGCGTGGTCGGGGCCGATCTGGTGGATGACCGCATCACGCCGCTGATGGCCTCGGAAGATTTCTCCTATCTGCTGCAGGAATGCCCGGGCGCCTACTTCTTCGTCGGCCAGGACGGCCACTTCTGCCATCACCCTGAATACGACTTCGATGACGACATCCTGCCCACCGGGGCAGCCGTCTTCGTCGAGATCGTGCGCGACCGCCTGGGCTGA
- the aceA gene encoding isocitrate lyase — translation MSTRETEIRNLQKDWAENSRWQGIKRDYSAEDVIRLRGSISVQHTLAERGATRLWESLHSEPFVNSLGALTGNQAMQQVKAGLKAIYLSGWQVAGDANLAGEMYPDQSLYPANSVPQVVRRINNSLARCDQIQWMEGKNPGDEGYIDYFAPIVADAEAGFGGVLNAFELMKAMIDAGAAGVHFEDQLASVKKCGHMGGKVLVPTREAVAKLVSARLAADTMGTPTVLLARTDADAADLVTSDVDENDRPFITGERTVEGFFRTKAGIDQAISRGLAYAPYADLIWCETSTPNLEYARKFADAIHRQFPGKLLAYNCSPSFNWKKNLDDGTIAKFQRELGAMGYKFQFITLAGFHALNYGMFELAHGYARRQMSAFVELQQKEFAAADLGFTAVKHQREVGTGYFDAVTQTIENGQSSTTALTGSTEEAQFEHGQEQKVA, via the coding sequence ATGAGCACTCGCGAAACCGAAATCCGCAATTTGCAGAAAGACTGGGCCGAGAACAGCCGCTGGCAAGGCATCAAGCGCGACTACAGCGCTGAAGATGTCATCCGCCTGCGCGGCTCGATCAGCGTGCAGCACACGCTGGCCGAACGTGGCGCGACCCGCCTGTGGGAATCCCTGCATAGCGAACCCTTCGTGAATTCGCTGGGCGCCCTGACCGGCAACCAGGCCATGCAGCAGGTCAAGGCCGGCTTGAAGGCCATCTACCTGTCGGGCTGGCAAGTGGCCGGTGACGCCAACCTGGCCGGCGAGATGTACCCCGACCAATCGCTGTACCCCGCCAACTCGGTGCCGCAAGTGGTTCGCCGCATCAACAATTCACTGGCGCGCTGCGACCAGATCCAGTGGATGGAAGGCAAGAACCCGGGCGACGAGGGCTATATCGATTATTTCGCGCCCATCGTGGCCGATGCCGAAGCCGGTTTCGGCGGCGTGCTGAACGCCTTTGAACTGATGAAGGCCATGATCGACGCGGGCGCCGCCGGCGTGCACTTTGAAGACCAATTGGCGTCGGTGAAGAAGTGCGGCCACATGGGCGGCAAGGTGCTGGTGCCCACCCGCGAGGCCGTTGCCAAGCTGGTGTCGGCCCGCCTGGCCGCCGACACGATGGGCACGCCCACCGTGCTGCTGGCCCGCACCGATGCCGACGCGGCTGACCTGGTGACCAGCGACGTCGACGAAAACGACCGCCCGTTCATCACCGGCGAGCGCACCGTGGAAGGCTTCTTCCGCACCAAGGCCGGCATCGACCAGGCCATCTCGCGCGGCCTGGCCTATGCGCCTTACGCTGACTTGATCTGGTGCGAAACGTCCACGCCCAACCTGGAATACGCCCGCAAGTTCGCGGACGCCATCCATCGCCAATTCCCGGGCAAGCTGCTGGCGTACAACTGCTCGCCCTCGTTCAACTGGAAGAAGAACCTGGACGACGGCACCATCGCCAAGTTCCAGCGCGAGCTGGGCGCCATGGGCTACAAGTTCCAGTTCATCACGCTGGCCGGCTTCCATGCGCTGAACTACGGCATGTTCGAACTGGCCCACGGCTATGCCCGCCGCCAGATGAGCGCCTTCGTGGAATTGCAGCAGAAGGAATTCGCCGCCGCCGACTTGGGTTTCACCGCCGTGAAGCACCAGCGCGAAGTGGGCACCGGCTACTTCGACGCCGTGACACAGACGATCGAGAACGGCCAGTCGTCAACCACCGCGTTGACCGGTTCCACGGAAGAGGCCCAGTTTGAACACGGCCAGGAACAGAAGGTGGCTTGA
- a CDS encoding ribbon-helix-helix domain-containing protein: MGTINISLPDALKSFVDEQVTERGYGTSSEYVRELIRKDQDRLQLRSLMLVGASSAPAAPADAAYFSDLRARIRKGSRP, from the coding sequence ATGGGCACCATAAACATTTCCCTTCCGGACGCGCTGAAATCCTTTGTTGACGAACAAGTCACCGAAAGAGGCTACGGCACCAGCAGCGAGTATGTACGCGAACTCATCCGCAAAGATCAGGATCGGCTTCAGTTGCGAAGCTTGATGCTTGTCGGCGCATCTTCCGCCCCAGCGGCTCCCGCCGACGCCGCCTATTTTTCTGACCTGCGTGCCCGAATCCGCAAAGGCTCCAGGCCGTGA